Part of the Ptiloglossa arizonensis isolate GNS036 chromosome 7, iyPtiAriz1_principal, whole genome shotgun sequence genome, TTAAATTGCAACCTTTttatataaatgaaatattaatgacATATTAATGACATATATTATGagtaatttaacaaatttaaagGGAATTTATTCTATGTATTACTTATAAttgatatttacaaatattaaaattaatgtatgacaatttttgaaatattatctTATAGATATTATCTTATAGATAAGTATTTTGTGAATTTTACATCATATAGCACGAGACAtgtagtaaaacgtataatattatattaatgattttaaacttttttctaaaataaagatgtagtattttattattgcatatgaaagaatgCAGTATTACATTAATAGGCAGATACTATTAATTGTgttggaataaaataaattgttattttacagaAGAGTACATAGCAGAGAAAACTGAATCATTAATAAATGGAACATCTGATTTATCATCCAGTAATGGAACATCAGCCAATAGTTCGATGAATTTGTCGCCTCATAGAATGTCTCCACAAGTAGTTTTCAAGCGGCCAGGAGATCCTGTCTCATTTGAAAGTCCAATAGTAAAGCGTGTAAAAGTATTAGAGGAAGGCAGACCATTACGTGAAATTCATAGTGTAATGATGACTACCTCTGGTTTTTTATCCCCTGCTCGAGAAGGAAAACTACCTGAGGCACGAACACCACATCAGACTCGCTCAGATTCACCACAACCTAGTTCATATCCAATGGTACCTCCTGAATTAAAATATGACAAGAAACCGAAAAAGATTATAAAGAAAGGATCGGAAGATTGTAAGGTTgacaaagaaaataagaaaaagagtcgtgctaaagaattatttaaaccaAACAAGGtagatgataataaaattaaaaaattagctAGTATGAAAGAATTAGCTAAACTAAAACCTTTGAAGTTGGGAGGTGGGAAATCACAAAGCACTGTACCAGGTTCATCAAGCAGACCATCAACTCCTAAATTAACATCTCCTAAGGCAGCTGGTAGtccaaaattaacaaaaaaaacGGAACCAAAGACTAAACCAGAAAAAATAGTCGACCTTACTGGTGGATCTCCACCaacagagaaaaaagaagataatATTGATAAACTTCCATCAGAACCGGACAAgcaaaaattgaatatattcaAAAAGATTTCAAAACCACGTGAGGATAAAGACAAAGACACATTGGAACAACATAAATATAAAGAACTTGATTCAAGGGAGAGTTCACCAGGTTTAATAATTGATGAGAATATTGATAAGCAAATAGTTCGTAATGATAATGATGTGAAACATGAAGAAAAGAAGACTCCACATACACCAGATGTTCATTTACAACCAGATGGAGGAGAGTTAATTGATCCACAAAGTCCAGGATCAGATGTTTATATGTTTGATGACATGTCTCCACCAGGAACACCTAGTACACCGAAAACTCCAGAATTAAACATGCCCACAACTCCTACAGAtcataaaaaaaagagaaaagaaaagattaaTAAAAAGAAGGAGTTAAAATCAAGAAGTCCGAAACATTGCGGTAGTCCAAAAAAGGTaggttaatttttgtttatatatgcTACTAGATGATATTAACACAAGTGCACGTGTATGTGTACATACGTCAAAAATCATCGTCGATACGCGATTACCATTTTTCAGACAAAGCTTTCCAACGACGTGATAGAGCTGGATACACTAGATCGGCCAAAAACACCACAGGCACCCGAACCTCAGCTCTCCAAAGAACCGAGTTTTCCACCGACACTtccatttcctttttttccgaCGTTTCCTCCAGCACCTGGTTTAATACCTCATCCTATGTTTCCCAGATTCCCGTTACCTTTAGGGAGGGGTGGTACTGGTCCTCACCCAGCAATGCCGAACTTGCCTTTACCACCTCGTTTCCTAAATATACCTGTAAAATCAGAAGACTTCTCCACCATATCAAAGAGTAAATCACTTGAACGTGAAAAACCTTTAGCACCACCCTCCAC contains:
- the Taf3 gene encoding TBP-associated factor 3 isoform X2, with the translated sequence MSTEYSRSVLKMVVAQICQTIGWHSINSTPLEFMVDLMQEYILRISKLTHQYAEILGRTEANLDDLGLAFQHMNIDTQELTEYIKNVDSVPYPIAVPKFPIQRENHLNFLKPGSREVVTRPVHVHEHLPAMYPDTEEEYIAEKTESLINGTSDLSSSNGTSANSSMNLSPHRMSPQVVFKRPGDPVSFESPIVKRVKVLEEGRPLREIHSVMMTTSGFLSPAREGKLPEARTPHQTRSDSPQPSSYPMVPPELKYDKKPKKIIKKGSEDCKVDKENKKKSRAKELFKPNKVDDNKIKKLASMKELAKLKPLKLGGGKSQSTVPGSSSRPSTPKLTSPKAAGSPKLTKKTEPKTKPEKIVDLTGGSPPTEKKEDNIDKLPSEPDKQKLNIFKKISKPREDKDKDTLEQHKYKELDSRESSPGLIIDENIDKQIVRNDNDVKHEEKKTPHTPDVHLQPDGGELIDPQSPGSDVYMFDDMSPPGTPSTPKTPELNMPTTPTDHKKKRKEKINKKKELKSRSPKHCGSPKKTKLSNDVIELDTLDRPKTPQAPEPQLSKEPSFPPTLPFPFFPTFPPAPGLIPHPMFPRFPLPLGRGGTGPHPAMPNLPLPPRFLNIPVKSEDFSTISKSKSLEREKPLAPPSTEVTLSVTKHEKLEKEKEDKSKTVKQDKEILTPVLTSTAAPPLSSALAAPITYPTPVPVIPLLPSKAAKVEKSDKNDKKSKEHKKEKKDKLKKKKDKKEKHKEKGEKVKEKKDKIDKKEKTDKVKEKKEKKDKRKEKELQKEEKSSEAVPKITLKLGTASPRPPTPDNTPMKKITIKTLLKKPEEEMKREPSPELAKISALVTRPPKQKSASKKTEEGTLDGSPALPTDTFSANLTSVPLATVPRAKKSLFKALPQRETPPSHFDPVPKLPTPLMQQQPAYYFDQGGRQVWICPACGNQDDGSPMIGCDDCDAWYHWVCVGMQVPPAENEDWYCRFCIAKKQELHHDKKKKKRKKKVKVSA
- the Taf3 gene encoding TBP-associated factor 3 isoform X1, encoding MSTEYSRSVLKMVVAQICQTIGWHSINSTPLEFMVDLMQEYILRISKLTHQYAEILGRTEANLDDLGLAFQHMNIDTQELTEYIKNVDSVPYPIAVPKFPIQRENHLNFLKPGSREVVTRPVHVHEHLPAMYPDTEEEYIAEKTESLINGTSDLSSSNGTSANSSMNLSPHRMSPQVVFKRPGDPVSFESPIVKRVKVLEEGRPLREIHSVMMTTSGFLSPAREGKLPEARTPHQTRSDSPQPSSYPMVPPELKYDKKPKKIIKKGSEDCKVDKENKKKSRAKELFKPNKVDDNKIKKLASMKELAKLKPLKLGGGKSQSTVPGSSSRPSTPKLTSPKAAGSPKLTKKTEPKTKPEKIVDLTGGSPPTEKKEDNIDKLPSEPDKQKLNIFKKISKPREDKDKDTLEQHKYKELDSRESSPGLIIDENIDKQIVRNDNDVKHEEKKTPHTPDVHLQPDGGELIDPQSPGSDVYMFDDMSPPGTPSTPKTPELNMPTTPTDHKKKRKEKINKKKELKSRSPKHCGSPKKTKLSNDVIELDTLDRPKTPQAPEPQLSKEPSFPPTLPFPFFPTFPPAPGLIPHPMFPRFPLPLGRGGTGPHPAMPNLPLPPRFLNIPVKSEDFSTISKSKSLEREKPLAPPSTEVTLSVTKHEKLEKEKEDKSKTVKQDKEILTPVLTSTAAPPLSSALAAPITYPTPVPVIPLLPSKAAKVEKSDKNDKKSKEHKKEKKDKLKKKKDKKEKHKEKGEKVKEKKDKIDKKEKTDKVKEKKEKKDKRKEKELQKEEKSSEAVPKITLKLGTASPRPPTPDNTPMKKMEMCYRTIKTLLKKPEEEMKREPSPELAKISALVTRPPKQKSASKKTEEGTLDGSPALPTDTFSANLTSVPLATVPRAKKSLFKALPQRETPPSHFDPVPKLPTPLMQQQPAYYFDQGGRQVWICPACGNQDDGSPMIGCDDCDAWYHWVCVGMQVPPAENEDWYCRFCIAKKQELHHDKKKKKRKKKVKVSA
- the Taf3 gene encoding TBP-associated factor 3 isoform X3 → MSTEYSRSVLKMVVAQICQTIGWHSINSTPLEFMVDLMQEYILRISKLTHQYAEILGRTEANLDDLGLAFQHMNIDTQELTEYIKNVDSVPYPIAVPKFPIQRENHLNFLKPGSREVVTRPVHVHEHLPAMYPDTEEEYIAEKTESLINGTSDLSSSNGTSANSSMNLSPHRMSPQVVFKRPGDPVSFESPIVKRVKVLEEGRPLREIHSVMMTTSGFLSPAREGKLPEARTPHQTRSDSPQPSSYPMVPPELKYDKKPKKIIKKGSEDCKVDKENKKKSRAKELFKPNKVDDNKIKKLASMKELAKLKPLKLGGGKSQSTVPGSSSRPSTPKLTSPKAAGSPKLTKKTEPKTKPEKIVDLTGGSPPTEKKEDNIDKLPSEPDKQKLNIFKKISKPREDKDKDTLEQHKYKELDSRESSPGLIIDENIDKQIVRNDNDVKHEEKKTPHTPDVHLQPDGGELIDPQSPGSDVYMFDDMSPPGTPSTPKTPELNMPTTPTDHKKKRKEKINKKKELKSRSPKHCGSPKKTKLSNDVIELDTLDRPKTPQAPEPQLSKEPSFPPTLPFPFFPTFPPAPGLIPHPMFPRFPLPLGRGGTGPHPAMPNLPLPPRFLNIPVKSEDFSTISKSKSLEREKPLAPPSTEVTLSVTKHEKLEKEKEDKSKTVKQDKEILTPVLTSTAAPPLSSALAAPITYPTPVPVIPLLPSKAAKVEKSDKNDKKSKEHKKEKKDKLKKKKDKKEKHKEKGEKVKEKKDKIDKKEKTDKVKEKKEKKDKRKEKELQKEEKSSEAVPKITLKLGTASPRPPTPDNTPMKKMEMCYRTIKTLLKKPEEEMKREPSPELAKISALVTRPPKQKSASKKTEEGTLDGSPALPTDTFSANLTSVPLATVPRAKKSLFKALPQRETPPSHFDPVPKLPTPLMQQQPAYYFRRKQMQLLQRMMLRKTKKMAGSCCPQHQPLLWTKVVVRFGYVLLAATRMMDHQ